ACTATCATAATCATTCCATTTGACTGTAGAAACCTCCAAGCGATCAATGGAGAAGTATCCTCCTTTTAAAACTTCAGATTTCACTTCTGATGGGGATGGTGTGTATTGAGGAATGTTGAAGGAATCCATTTTATCTTCCTCTATGAGTCCCTGGAATGTACATCCTATGGTTAGCATAATAGATTTTATGCAAATTTGAGATCAGTTATTCATTCCTAGTGCAAACATGCTACATTACCACTTGTTATATTAGGTCATCAATATCATATCAACATATTTGGACTATGGAgtcctttgattttttaaaatttcaataactaattcaaaaataaatagatagtaGGATCTAATTCCATTATTAACTTTCCATCAATTTAACAAGTTCAGATTGAATACTCAAATTGTcaagattatttaattaattatgactaTACTAATCATAATTAAGTGAAACTAATAGGAAACTTTTAATCATTTAGTAACCAGAGTTGTAGTAGCCTATGATACCTCAGAGACCATGTCATTGAGGGCCATAGCTAAAAGCTCCCAAATGTAACAACACTCTTTGCTAGATGGATCTTCACTTCTTCTCCCTAAAAATGTTAACACCATTCCCCCTCCTACCATAAGCTCCTCTGCACGGCATTTCAGAAACAATGAAAAATCTCTTTGAAATTGCTCGTAGTATGCCCTAAGTACACTTGGTGGGCTTGTAGATGCCATGTATACGTTCCCTTTGTTATTATCCAGCCCTTTTGGTACCTATtgcacaaaaaaattcatatcaTTACTGTGTTTTTTATTCTCGTGCTAATAAAGTGTGAACTATATTTGGCAATTTATCATTGCTTAGatcttgaataattttttttttaatatcacttCTTATAATTCGAAAATTACAGTGGTGGAGTGAAAATTTGAGTTGTGAACATCTCTGTTATAAACACAAATAGATGTTAGTTGAGCTGGCACGTAGATCTTGAATAGTTACattaagaaaaatgctaaagttattcTTGAGTGATTGACATATAAATTACTCATTTTAGAAGTGCTTAATTAGAGGTGGTTATTTGTGTATTGTTGCATACAATATTTCATTCATATGAATGGGTATGAGAGGGATATTGTATGCAATCATTATACGATATAATTAATCATCACTTCACATTAACAATGAGGTTTCAATTTCTTGCTTAAAATTCAAGATAAGAAATGCAAATTTCTTTTGAAATGTAGTATCAATTAGAGCAAATCGTCTTGAGATCAAACCTTGTTTTCAttctacctctcatttaaaaagttaaaactcaCACGTGTTGGCCTTTTGGATAAAGTGGTAGTTTATTAATCACATGATTAaggatataattaattaaattaacctGTTTTTTCTGTTTAAAGAATAAGTTACCTGAGATAACCATTGGAGACTGTAAGAAGAGTGCACAAAATTCAAACTGTTGCTTGGAAAAAGCCTACCATAAAAAGAACCAGGAGTTCCTGAGAACAAACATGGACCAGCACCAGGCCCCATTTGACAACTCATTTGTTTTTGGAAGCTTGGCAATGACTTGAAAATGGTATTAAAGTCATTTCCAGGAAGGTCGTTCAAAAACACTTGATATTCAAGTGATTCATGGCCTAGTTTTTTGCGAAGCTTTTCCACTACCTTGATAAGTTCAGAAACCACAAACAAAGTGTTTGGTCCTGAAGAACAACCCAAGTCAGCGATGGCTAGGCTCCTTGGCAAGGTCCTGCAGTAGAGATTGGTAATAGCTTCCTCTGTGATTGGTCTGGTCAAAGATATTACTTTTTGCTGTCAAAGTCCAAACAAAATGAGTTTGAATGAGTAGTAATTTATATGCtcataaattaagaaaataattgtCCTTAATGAAATGGGTTGTGTATGGTAAAATGCAGTGATGATAATCGCGTATATCTTATATTCAACTATTCaaagtattataatttttcttcctctttgtGTTAAGTCAATCAAACTAGGGCAGTAAACAAACTTTTATGTTATAACAAAGAGAAATAATTGTCACAAactcattattatatatttactaTACAAACACTACCTCAAGTTGAATTCGTGTTCTCGAGAGCTTGTTTGGATGCCacttatttgctgaaaactaaaaatttattattgaaaatattgtagtaaaataatttttaaaagtatgaATAGTACTGTAAGACCCAAAAATATATGGATATGTGCATTTTGCTGAGTTTGGTAGTTCCATAAACAGTATAGTGGGACCCTAAAGAAAGTCAAACGTAGTTGAAACGTGCATTCAGTGCTATCCAAACTCACACTAAAcactattttagttaaaaatatgaaattataaaatcatatttttaaaacacgattttacaattttaactaaaatcgTGTTTTTAAAGCGTGTAATAATGAGTATTTAATAAGATTTTCTACGTATCAACATATGGCACATAGAAAATGTCCTTTTTAACATGGCATTGGCCTGACTTGAACAGTCAATTAAGTGGGAATATCATGTACCACTTGTATATATGTACCTATATGATTTGAAAATATTCGTGATAGgggtttgtaatttattttaccTGAACCAGAGAGTTGTTTGCATAACTTGTTTCACCTTTTCCACCATTCATGTGGAGCACTTGAACAACTTccatctctttcttctctcgTGTATGGATGAGTGATTCTGTGAGATTATGCTGTGACTGTGTCATAGGAGAGGAACCCAATTTATAAGCATAGCCACTTGCCTTTTCTGAATAAAGTATAAACTAGTGGTCGTAATTGTCaggccaaaaaagaaaaagaaaaaattgtggacATGAATTTTCTGGTTTTCTTGGGGTTAATAATGGACGTAACCATGATGAGATTGGGCAGCTATGTGTGTACATAAAAAAACTGAAGGACCCTACCTAGTATAGTTATAacttgaaagaaagaaattggAAGTAAAAAATTAGAAGCCAATTTCGTTACTGCTTTGCTTTGATATAATAACTTGATtcacaaaaaacccaaaagagtGTTTGTTAAGAGTGTTCACCAACCACAGTTTTGTCAGTTTCCATTGTAACTGTGCATGCAAAGTTAATGTATATGGGTAATGGTGTAACTGACGTGTGACCTAATCCGGTTTTAACGTATTCACCGGTGTCTTAAAAACACACGAAACACAGACTTAATCCTCAAAAAGTTTgtccaatttatttatttattttattttatccttAACGTTTAAAAAGTTGCAATTTGGCCTTTAAATAATGTAAAACGATTCATTTTGGTCAGTACACTTATCTGAAAATTGATGTTGTCTAATTGGCCATATTTACAATAGAAAAGGGTATAGACTATAGATGATGACTTAGAAAATACATGCGAGCAGCCACAGTAAATTAAAATGACAGTTCATGTGGTAAATGGTAATAGGGAACTATCAAGCATCCTCggtaaaataaaatgactttgTCATGTGATCAGAGGGAACTATCACCGTGgtattaattttaagaaaaacatgTTATTTCGACATCTACtcgatcaattgaaaatttatctCAACACATCTTCAACATTTAGTGATCAATCAAGAATCGTACATTCAGATTTTGAcctatttggtttttcattagtgttgggttctaagactttaggtttaaatgtattaaaatttcaatttgtaatgttggcaaaccatgatcaaaatgtttatccttgttttagacttgctcaaagtatgtttaagtgtaaagttggaatcaagtgTACTGCaagatttactgtgtaaatctgcctgactcgatcgattgaaaattagactcgatcgatcaaagTTGGtgtagattgtttttctgcagaattttccaactcagcctaaGCCCATTTTATGTGtagagttttatgttttgtcttaagtataaaaggaaaaaccctagccacgttttgtGGTTGCTCTTTATgctatgtgtgtgaatctcttgtaagatctaaaggtgtttgccttcacatacacttaggattatcaaggtctagattgatgtcaagagcttgatgatcaattcagttgcagattcaagagattaaagatatacaagcgggagtgcttgtgcttgctaggaatccaagaaagaagtagtccgtggactcggagctgtcacgtggtcgtggtagtaagtttcttactcgtggtagtaagtttcctactcgaggttgcaataggatgttagtggtctaagtctctATTGTGTAAACTctgattctttcatagtggattcgttttaccttaaggatagttaggttaaatcctctccaagttttttaccggttctgttttcctgggttatcatatcgttgtattatttattttctgcactgtttcaataatatgatttatatgtgataacttagatctgcataatttacctaagttaatcacttgactaaataactaggttaatctggttatgtttaaggggtctaaaaatgtacaagtggtattagagtgggttagctcttgtgtttagatcatttgatctaagagttgatccttgacccctgttgtcatggattcTTGGAAGATCTTTTTGCTAATATGCCATCTTGTCTACTTCTTGTTTTTGTCTCTTGTTGCTTTTGTTAAATCTTTCCTTGAGCATCTTGGTATAATCACATGCGATGATAATTATTTGTGTTATACTGCTTTAACCGTCTTAAAGGCACGTGATTCTTGTCTTTGGTATTTGGATAGTGGTTGTTCCAAGCATATGACAGAAGATTAAACTTTATTCAAGACACTCTTTGAAGGAAAGATTGGGATAATCACGTTTGGAGATGGAAGCAAATCTGTGATTAGAGGCATTGGTACTATGGACATTCCTGGTTTGCCAGTTTTTGAAGATGTTTGGAATGTTGATGGGTTGAAAGCTAACTTACTCAGCATTAGTCAGATTTGTGACAATGGACTGAATGTTCTCTTCACCAAGTATGAATGCGAGATACTTGGTGAAGGAGGTGATTGTATGTGTATTGGTGTAAGGACAGATGACAACTGCTATGGTCTAACACCAAGTATAAACAACAAGTGTTTCAGTGCAAAGTTCAATCAAGTAGACTTATGGCATTAACGGCTGGGACATGCAAGTCACAAGCAAATAGAAAAGATTTCCAAATGTGATGTCGTTATTGGTTTgcccaagtttgagaagatagaAAAGTGCATCTGTGGACCATGTCAGATGAGTAAACAAGTGAAGTCCAAGCATCCGTTTATAACTGAAGTTCAAACTTCCAGACCTCTTGAGTTGTTGCACATTGATCTCATGAGTCCCGCCAAAGTTCAGAGTTTAGGTGGAAAGAAGTATATTCTAGTTGTTGTGGATGATTTTACTAGATATACTTGGGTTgtgcttttgaaaaataaagCTGAGGCTCCTAAAAAGATAATACATTTGTGCAAGAAATTGCAAGTTGAGAAAGGTACTGTGATAGCCAGAATCAGAAGTGATCATGGAAGAGAATTTGAGAACACAAAGCTGGCTACCTTCTGCAATGATCAAGGCACACATCAAGAGTTCTCTTCACCCCAgacaccacaacaaaatggaaTAATGGAACGAAAGAATATGGTTGTTCAAGAGATGGCACGTGTCATGCTACACAATAAGAAGATGCCCAAATCCTTCTAGAGAGAAGTAATTAACACTGCTTGCCATACACTTAACCAGACGTATTTCAGACCTAATTCCAAGCAAACTCCCTATGAACTCTAGAGAGGAAAAAAGCCTGTTGTCAAATACTTCCGGATATTTAGTAGTGACTGTTACATTCTACGTGATAGAGAGAACCTAGAAAAGTTTGATGCAAAGAATGACAAATGATATTTTCTGGGATACTCTGCTACTTGTAGAGCATACAGAGTATACAACCTAAGAACTAAAATAGTCATGGAGTCTTTAAATGTGATGATCAATGATGAATTGTGTTCTGAAACTCAGTTAGAAAACATTTCTCCAGTTcaagaaaagaccatggaagttGATGAACCTATTCCTGATGATTATACTGGGAAGCATAGTGATGAAGAGCTACTGGTGTTGAACGATGTTGTTTCAGTACCGTCAAATTCAGAACCATCTACACCGGTTCATGaaaccca
This portion of the Castanea sativa cultivar Marrone di Chiusa Pesio chromosome 7, ASM4071231v1 genome encodes:
- the LOC142642004 gene encoding S-adenosyl-L-methionine:benzoic acid/salicylic acid carboxyl methyltransferase 2-like — encoded protein: MEVVQVLHMNGGKGETSYANNSLVQQKVISLTRPITEEAITNLYCRTLPRSLAIADLGCSSGPNTLFVVSELIKVVEKLRKKLGHESLEYQVFLNDLPGNDFNTIFKSLPSFQKQMSCQMGPGAGPCLFSGTPGSFYGRLFPSNSLNFVHSSYSLQWLSQVPKGLDNNKGNVYMASTSPPSVLRAYYEQFQRDFSLFLKCRAEELMVGGGMVLTFLGRRSEDPSSKECCYIWELLAMALNDMVSEGLIEEDKMDSFNIPQYTPSPSEVKSEVLKGGYFSIDRLEVSTVKWNDYDSEFNPSIAFSDDGYSVANCMRAVAEPLLVNQFGDTIIDEVFRRYRKIIADHISNEKTQFINVTISMKKSGHFII